In the Phenylobacterium soli genome, GCTTGAAGCGGTATTCGTTGCACATGCGGCGGGCGACTCGTGACGAGGGCGCACCTTAGCGGCGCCTTCTCGCCCGGCAACGCGTCCGACGGCGAAAAGGCCCCGACGCCCTGGGGGGATGCGTCGGGGCAGTCGGTGGTCAGATCAGTTAACGGCGCGGACCTACGAACGTGCGGCAGGGGCCGCAACGAACCTGAAGGTGCAGGGGCGAGGTCCGCACGGATACCGGCGTTAGGAGCCGCTCTTCCTCCCCAGATCAGGCGCCTGCGCGGATGATGCGCCGCGCCTGGAAGGGCGGGATGATGGCCGTGATGTGCGCCGCCCAGCGCAGGCGAGCATCGCGGCGCGTGGGCCCAGCGACGCTCTCCAGGTCGTAGAGCCCGGTCCTCGAGCCCCGCAGCAGGCGCTTGACCAGCACCTCGTCCGTGTCGGTCTCGACCACGACCACATGGCCCAGCATGTCGGGCGTCGGCGGGGTGCGCTGGTCTTCGAAGTAGATCAGGGCGCCGTCGTCGGCGACGCCGCGCATGGAGTGGCCGGCGACCCGCAGGGCGGCGGCCTTCTCCGTGCCGCCGGGCGGAATGGGGGCGAGGTCGGTGGGCTCCTGGCCAAGGGCGAAGAGGACGACGCCTTCCGGGTTGGCGCCGACCATGCCGACCACCGGAACATAGCCGGGCTCGATCGCCGGGCGCATGGCGCCGACGGCGTCGTAGAGCCACTCGGGACGCACGCCGAGGGCGCCCGCGTAGTCCTTGGCCTTGCGGTAGGAGAAGGGCGCGTTGCCGTTCTCGTTCGATGCGTAGGTGTTGCGGTTCCAGCCGAAGGCGTCGGCGGCCGCCGCGGCGGTCTCGAAGCCGCGGGCGATCCGCGCCTCCCGCAGCCGTTCCGCGCGCCCGTCTCGGCCAGCGCTCATGTGGGTGGATGGGGTCATTTCGTCGCTGTAGATAAAATACAAAATCGCTTGCAGCAAGTGCTGTATGGAATGTACAACGCTCGCATGTCGCGAGAACAAACAAAGAACAGCGTAGACGCGAGCGCCGGCTATGCGGCCCTGCGTCACGGCGGCGCTCCGCCCTGGCGCGCCGCCGCCGAGCTGGCGGTCGAGGCCAGGCGCGCGAAGAAGCTCGAGGGCCTCTTCCAGCGCCGCAAGGCCGGGGGCCCCGATCCCATGAAGCCCGCCTACGCCAATAACGGACGCCACGTGGCCGACGTGCTGCGCGAAGGTGGCTTCCCGGTGCTGAAGGAGAGGGGCCGATGAGCCGGGCCTTCGACGAGGCGGCCCGCGTGGTGGCGGGCGAACTGGCCCGCCGGCGCCCGCGCGATCGGGCGGGCTTCCTGCGCGAGCTGCTGGCCCACGCCGCCGCCGGCCTGGTGGTGATCGAGGGCGACGAGAAGGCGGCCGAGAGCGTCTACCGCCTAGCCGACGCTGTCGCGGTGCGCGGCGAGCCCTGAGGATCGGAAATGGTGGGAAAGAACAAGGCCCTGAAGGGCCGCAAGCCTATGGATGAACGCCTCCGCGCCGAGCTTCACGCCCGCCGCGCCGAGGCGAGGGCGGTGGCGGAGGGTGTCGAGGAGACGCTCGGCCTGGAACGCCGCCGCGGGGCGGCCTTCACGATGGAGGGCGAGGACGCCGCCCACCGGCAGCGGCCCTACCGCCGCCAACCCGGGCTCGACTGGCTGGCCCGCAAGGGCCGCATCACCGAGAACCAGAAGGCCGCAGGCCTACGCTATCGCGACGCCTTCATCATCGCCCAGCCGACAGTGGCCATCGGCTCCACGCTCGAGGTCCAACCGAGCATGGGCGGCGGCGGCCTGGCGCTGACGTCGTTGATCGCCCGCGCCGGCCGCCGCCAGGCGGCGGAAGCCAAGCTCGCCCTCTACCGCCGCCAGCTATCGGACCACCCGGCCCTGGTCGCCGCCTGCGACCTCGTCTGCGGGCGCGAGCTGACGCCGAGGGAGGCGGCCGGCGGGGAGCGGGAGGGGCTGAGGCTCGAGGCTCAGCTGGTGGTGGCGCTGGACCTGCTGGCGGGGGCGTGAGGCCAGCAACGAAATTTGATGAGGAGAGAGAAAATGGCCTATGGCTCGATTGATCCTGCCTTGTTGGTTGGCTCCAATGGGAGGATCGTGGACGACCCGCCGCTTGTGCGACCGGAAGAGTGGCAGAGCCAAGAGCGCTATTGAGGCATGGGAAAATGTTCTCTAAATGTTCGGGAACTCTAGCCCGGACGCACGATGGTTCGATTACGATTCGCGGTCGACGAAAGGTTCGATCTGGCGAGCACCCGGCAGAAGGTGTCCGCCAGGGTGTCTGCGCCCGTTCCCCTGGAAAGGTCCACTTGGACCTGCCGGGTACGGTTAGGCCCTCCCATCGATTTTGATCGGCCCGCCTATGGGGAGGGGCCGCTCCAGGCGCTGGTGCTTGGGCTGAACAAGCTGGGCATCATCCTCTACTGCAGTGACTTATGGAGGACCGGCCGTCTGGGCTGGCGGGGTCAATACGGGGGGTATCTTGGCCTCGCCGCGCCCACACTCCTGCTGGACGATGCGCCCTATCCTTTCGATCTTGGCGGTACGGACCACCGCGCGGAGGTTGAGGAGGAGGCGAGTGGCGATGCCGAGACCGCGGACCTTCTGGTTGAGGAGACCTATTTCGTGACGGAGCCGCGGAGCCCCATGCAGGTCCGCCTCTATTCGCCAGGTCTAGGAGAGGATGGCCGGTGGCGTTGCCGTGTTCAGATCGACAGTCCGATCGAGATCGATCGGTATGTGAAGGGAGACAGCGGGCTCGAAGCGCTGTGGCGGGCGATCTGCCTAGTCAGCGGAGAACTATATGGCTCGCCTCTGTGGCAGGCCGGCAAGCTCGGCCACATCGACGAGCCTGGCGGCTTTCTCGGCCTCCCGTCGCCCGCCAGTCTTGCCCCTCTGACGGGCCATTCGTTTTGAGCGATCCCGGACTGTAGGAGAGCACATCGGTATCGGAGAATGAGAACGGAACCGTCCAGCAGCGCGGTGCTGATGACTGGGGTGGGCGGATCGTCGTCGAGATCACGGACTGGGACTGGCACATGTCCGTTGGCATGCCCAGCGCCTCGACGCCGAAGTCGCAGCTGCACAAAGGGTGGCTTCTCCATACCGCGTCCATCGAAGTTCAGGGGCGGATCGTCTCGCCATCGGCCTTGCGTCGAAGACGGTGACCTTTTGGAATTCGGCCATTCCGGACGATGTTGAGCTCACTGACGAAGATCGCGCGCTGCCGGCGTTCCAGCGGGTCGGGCACTTCGGAGAGACGACCTCGCCGGAGCGGCGTACTGACTTCAGCGGCTCGGGTTATGCGCCGGCGGAGGCGCTGCCGACGGCGGTGACGGCGCTCGGATCGGTGTGGAAGATCCTGCAGCTCTCCGTCGCCGGCGATCCGCGCGACGGCGCGGCCATCGAGCGGTTCTCGTTCTCCCGCGGGCTCCCGCCCAAGTTGGTGCGGGACGACTGGTCGGGAAGCTAAGGCGGCCTACAACAAATCCCCGCCCGCGGCGCCGGCGGTCGTGCCGTGTTCCTTGAACGCCTTGATGACGTTGCGGCCGACGGTCCAGCGGTGGACCTCGTCGGGGCCGTCGACCAGGCGCTGGGAGCGGATATGGGTGTACCAGGCGGCGAGCGGGGTATCGCGGCTGTAGCCAAGGGCGCCGTGGAGCTGGATGGCGGTGTCGACCACGTGGTGAACCATGTGGGCCAGGTAGACCTTGGCGATGGAGTTCTCCTGCCGCAGGTCCATGCCCTTCTCCGCCTTGAAGGCGATGTGCAGCAGCATCAGGCGGGCGATGTAGAGCTGGCTGGCGCACTCGGCGAGCATGAACTGCACCGCCTGGCGGTCGGCCAGGAGCTGGCCGAAGGTGGAGCGCTTGGTGACGTGCTCGGCGGCCATGTCGAGGGCGCGCTGCGCGAGGGCGATGTTGTGCATGCCGTGGCGCAGGCGGCCGTAGGCCAGGCGGTGCTGGCCCATGTCGAAGCCGCGGCCCTCGCCGCCGAGGAGGTTCTCCGCCGGGACCTCGAGGTCCTTGATCTCGATCTCGGAGTGGCCGCCACCCATGATGTGCGACAGGGGGCCTTCGACAGCCATGGTCTGGATGTCGCGCTTGATCTTGTAGCCGGGGTTCGGCAGCTCGACGATGAAGGTGGAGTAGCGCTGGTGGCGCGGCGCGTCGGGGTCGGTCATGGCCATGACCACGGCGAGGTCGGCGGCGCTGGCGGCCGATGAGAACCACTTCTCGCCGTTCAGGACGTAGGCGTCGTTGCCCTTCTTCACCGCCCGGGTCTGCATGCCGGTGGCGTCGGCGCCGGCGGCCTTCTCGGTCATGGAGTAGCAGACGCGCATCTCGCCGTTCAGCAGCGGCTTGAGGTACTTCTCCTTCTGATGGTCCGTGCCATGCGCGAGCAGGGTCAGGATGGTGGCGTCGTCCGGCCCCTGGCTGTTCATCGAGAGCGCGCCCAGGTGGCTCATGCCGAGTTCCATCTGGACGAGGGCGTTGGCGAGCGGGCCAAGGCCCATGCCGCCGTATTCCTTGGGCACGAAGGGCAGCCACAGGCCCTGGGCGCGGGCCTTGGACCGCAGCTCGGCCAGCACCGACTTGTAGGAAGCTTCGTCCTTGATGCGGCCCTCGGCCGGGATGCATTCCTTCTGCACCCACTCGCGGACCTTCAGTCGGATCTTCTTCGCCTCTTCGGGGATCTCGAAATCGATCGCCATGGCGGCAGCCTCCCTTGTCTCTTTGCTTCTGGTTGAGCCCAGCCTGGGGCGGCGACGGTGGGGAAGGCAAGAGCGCGCGGCGCTTTGCAGGCGGCTCAGGCAACTATTGGCCCCTGCCGCGGATTGAACCTGGAGGGACCAGGGAGCGCGGTCGCGTGCGCATCGCCTTGAACGTCAATGGTCAGGTCCGCGAGGCGGACGTGCCGCCGGAGATGCCGCTGCTCTGGGTGCTGCGCGACGTCTTCGGCCTGACCGGAACCAAGTACGGCTGCGGCATCGCCCAGTGCGGCGCCTGTACGGTCCATGTGGACGGCCGGCCGGTTCGCAGCTGCGTTCTGCCGGCCTCGGCCGTCGGGCCGGGGCAGATCACGACAGTGGAGGCGGTCGGACAGACGCCGGCGGGAGCGAAGGCCCAGAAGGCCTGGCTCGAGGTCGAGGTCGTCCAGTGCGGCTACTGCCAGTCGGGCCAGGTGATGAGCGCGGCGGCCCTGCTGGCGCGCAATCCGAACCCGTCGGACGCCGACATCGATGTCGCCATGAGCGGCAACATCTGTCGCTGCGGGACGTATCCGCGCATCCGCGAGGCCATCAAGCGGGCGGCCAAGGCATGAGCCTGCAGGCCGGTCCGATCGTCGAAACCCGCGAGGTCGAGCTGACCACGGACCGCCGCCGCGTGCTGCTGGGCGGCGGACTGGTGCTGGGCTTCGCCTTCGCGGCGGTGAAGGCGCACGCGCGCTCCACCGACCAGCGGGTCAACAACGCCGGCCCGCAGCCGGTCTCCAACGCCGAGGTCAACGACGTGGCCGGCGCGGGCTTCGTCGGCTTTCGGCCCGACGCCTGGATCCGCATCAGTCCTGACAACAAGGTCACCCTGATCATCCCGAACGTCGAGATGGGGCAGGGAGTCTACACCGGCGAGACCATGCTGATCGCCGAGGAGCTGGAGGTCGGGCTCGACCAGGTGAGCGTGGTCCCGGCGCCCCCGAACGAGGAGCTCTACAAACAGCCTCTGCTGCAGTTCCAGGGGACCGGCGGCTCGACCTCGATACGCGGGGCTTGGGGCCCGCTGCGCCAGGCCGGCGCGGCGGCGCGCACGCTGCTGATCCAGGCCGCGGCGCAGGGCTGGGGCGTGGATCCGGCCGAGTGCCGGGCCGAGCGCGCGAGCGTGGTCCATCCGCCGACCGGGCGGTCGGTCAGCTATGGCCAGGTGGTGAACGCCGCCTCGCGGCTGCCCAAACCGGCGCAGGTCGCGCTGAAGGATCCGAGCCAGTTCAAGCTGCTCGGCAAGCAGCTTCAGAGGATCGACACGCCGGCCAAGGTGAATGGCACGGCGATCTACGGCATCGACATCATCGTCCCGGGCATGAAGTTCGCGACTGTATCGGCCTGTCCGGTGCTGGGCGGGCGGCTGGCGAGCGTGGACGACAGCGCCGCTCGGGCGGTTCCCGGCGTATTGCAGGTCGTGCGGCTCGACAACGCCGTGGCCGTGGTCGCCGAGCACTTCTGGGCCGCGAAGACAGGGCTCGACGCCTGCAAGATCACCTGGAATCCGGGACCCAACGCCAAGCTCTCGTCGACAGCGCTTTGGGCGGACCTCGACCGCGCCTCCAGGGCGGGACCTGGCGCGGTGGCCGTGCAGAAGGGCGACGTCGCCGGGACTTTCAAGAACGCCAAGAAGCAGTTCGAGGCGGTCTATCGCCAGCCGTTCCTCTGCCATGCCCCGATGGAGCCGCAGGCGGCGGTCGTGCACGTCACGGGCGGGGGGGCGCAGATCTGGTGCGGCACTCAGGTGCCGACCCGCGCCCAGGCGGCGGCCGCGAAGGTGATCGGCTGCGCGCCCGATGCGGTGGTGCTCCACAACCAGCTGATCGGCGGCGCCTATGGCCGCAAGCTTGAGACCGACTACGTCGAGCAGGCCTGCGCCATCGCCAAGCAGTGCCCCTGGCCGGTCAAGATGGTCTGGACCCGCGAAGAGGACATGCAGCACGACAACTACCGGCCGATGTACGTCGACCGGATGTCGGCGGGCCTGGACGCCGACGGCCGCCCTGTCTCGTGGCGGCACCGGATCACCGCCGCATCGGTGACTGCCCGCTACGCGCCGGCGGGCATGCGCCCGAACGGCGTCGACCCGGACGCGGTCGAGGAGGCGGAGGATCCCGTCTACGGCGGCTTCCCGAACATGCTGGTGGACTATGTCCAGTGGCGGCCGCCGCCGGGGGTGGTCGTCTCCTGGTGGCGCGGAGTCGGGCC is a window encoding:
- a CDS encoding DUF6968 family protein, producing MVRLRFAVDERFDLASTRQKVSARVSAPVPLERSTWTCRVRLGPPIDFDRPAYGEGPLQALVLGLNKLGIILYCSDLWRTGRLGWRGQYGGYLGLAAPTLLLDDAPYPFDLGGTDHRAEVEEEASGDAETADLLVEETYFVTEPRSPMQVRLYSPGLGEDGRWRCRVQIDSPIEIDRYVKGDSGLEALWRAICLVSGELYGSPLWQAGKLGHIDEPGGFLGLPSPASLAPLTGHSF
- a CDS encoding acyl-CoA dehydrogenase family protein — translated: MAIDFEIPEEAKKIRLKVREWVQKECIPAEGRIKDEASYKSVLAELRSKARAQGLWLPFVPKEYGGMGLGPLANALVQMELGMSHLGALSMNSQGPDDATILTLLAHGTDHQKEKYLKPLLNGEMRVCYSMTEKAAGADATGMQTRAVKKGNDAYVLNGEKWFSSAASAADLAVVMAMTDPDAPRHQRYSTFIVELPNPGYKIKRDIQTMAVEGPLSHIMGGGHSEIEIKDLEVPAENLLGGEGRGFDMGQHRLAYGRLRHGMHNIALAQRALDMAAEHVTKRSTFGQLLADRQAVQFMLAECASQLYIARLMLLHIAFKAEKGMDLRQENSIAKVYLAHMVHHVVDTAIQLHGALGYSRDTPLAAWYTHIRSQRLVDGPDEVHRWTVGRNVIKAFKEHGTTAGAAGGDLL
- a CDS encoding S24 family peptidase codes for the protein MTPSTHMSAGRDGRAERLREARIARGFETAAAAADAFGWNRNTYASNENGNAPFSYRKAKDYAGALGVRPEWLYDAVGAMRPAIEPGYVPVVGMVGANPEGVVLFALGQEPTDLAPIPPGGTEKAAALRVAGHSMRGVADDGALIYFEDQRTPPTPDMLGHVVVVETDTDEVLVKRLLRGSRTGLYDLESVAGPTRRDARLRWAAHITAIIPPFQARRIIRAGA
- a CDS encoding (2Fe-2S)-binding protein produces the protein MRIALNVNGQVREADVPPEMPLLWVLRDVFGLTGTKYGCGIAQCGACTVHVDGRPVRSCVLPASAVGPGQITTVEAVGQTPAGAKAQKAWLEVEVVQCGYCQSGQVMSAAALLARNPNPSDADIDVAMSGNICRCGTYPRIREAIKRAAKA
- a CDS encoding xanthine dehydrogenase family protein molybdopterin-binding subunit, producing MSLQAGPIVETREVELTTDRRRVLLGGGLVLGFAFAAVKAHARSTDQRVNNAGPQPVSNAEVNDVAGAGFVGFRPDAWIRISPDNKVTLIIPNVEMGQGVYTGETMLIAEELEVGLDQVSVVPAPPNEELYKQPLLQFQGTGGSTSIRGAWGPLRQAGAAARTLLIQAAAQGWGVDPAECRAERASVVHPPTGRSVSYGQVVNAASRLPKPAQVALKDPSQFKLLGKQLQRIDTPAKVNGTAIYGIDIIVPGMKFATVSACPVLGGRLASVDDSAARAVPGVLQVVRLDNAVAVVAEHFWAAKTGLDACKITWNPGPNAKLSSTALWADLDRASRAGPGAVAVQKGDVAGTFKNAKKQFEAVYRQPFLCHAPMEPQAAVVHVTGGGAQIWCGTQVPTRAQAAAAKVIGCAPDAVVLHNQLIGGAYGRKLETDYVEQACAIAKQCPWPVKMVWTREEDMQHDNYRPMYVDRMSAGLDADGRPVSWRHRITAASVTARYAPAGMRPNGVDPDAVEEAEDPVYGGFPNMLVDYVQWRPPPGVVVSWWRGVGPTHTIFCVESFVDELAHAAGKDPLAYRRDLLRNVPRARAVLDRAADVAGWGSALPARCGRGVIIQKSFGSYLAVVLEAGVSDEGDIALRRITAAVDCGLTVNPNLVKQQIEGGIIFGLTAALWQGITLENGRVQQANYNDYRMLRINETPPIQVIHMPTNNPPGGIGETGTTAAAPALTNAVFAATGVRIRELPIDHGLLKKGARAERAAVIAPVGVAAAAAAKAWLDRAAEDGR